In the Tessaracoccus lacteus genome, CCCCATCCCGCCGGGGCGGAGCAGTGCGAGCGCCAGGTAGAAGCCGCCGAGCGCGATCCCGCCGATCAGCGCCGCGACCAGTCGCGCATAATCCCCGGTCAGCACGGAGGCGAGGATCAGCAGCGCGACGGTGACGGCGTACGACGGCAGCACGATGGCGTCGGGCAGGCGGTGATGGTCCACGTCGATCAGGGCGAGCGCGATGGCCACCGCGGTCCAGTACAGCAGCACGGGCAGCAATGCGGCGGGGTAGCTTCCCGCGTACGCGCCCCAGACGACGACCCCGAAGGCCGCCGCGGTGCAGCCCTCGACCGCCGGGTAGCGCGCCGAGATCGGCTCGTGGCAGTGGCGGCAGTGGGCGCGCAGCACCAGCCACGACAGGATCGGCACGTTGTCGTACCAGGCGATGTCGGCTCCGCAGCCCGGGCACGCGGAGCCGGGGCTGACGATGCTCTCGCCGCGCGGCACGCGCCAGATCACGACGTTGAGGAACGAGCCGATCAGGGCGCCGAGGACGACGGCCAGCGGGATGCCCACGACGGGTGGGAACAGGTCGCTCATGACGCCGACCCGTCGGCCGCGAAGACGGCCTTGCTCTCGACCCAGCTCGTCACGCCGTAGGTGGTGGTGACGGGGTTGAGAAACTTGGGCGGGGCGTAGAACTTGAACCGGTCGTCGTAGCGGTAGTCCTTGGCGTAGCCGTTGTTGATGGCCCCGGTGTAGCTGCTCGTCGTCGCGACAGTGCCGCGGTACTTCTGCGCGATCGCGCCGAGCACGGTCAGGGTGCCGCGGTTGCCGCCCTTGTCATAGTTCTGCACCTGGAACGTGTGCGCGACCGACAGGATGGCCGCCTCGATCGTGCGGTTCTTCGCCGTCAGCACGGCGCCGTCGGAGCTGTTGAGCGGGTTGTACACCCACACGGCGTTGTTGCCGACCAGACCGAGGATGTCCTCCTGGTCGTTGACGTAGGTGATGTCCCCGGTGATGAAGACGTAGTTCTCGGCGGCCAGCGTCGCGGCCCCGTTGAACTCGCCACTGACGAAGATGTCGCCCGCTCGGCAACCGTAGGTGGTGGTGGTCGGCGGGATCTCGTTCTTGGCGGGGAAGGAGATCTTGTTGGTGACGGTGCCGAAGCTCCAGCCGGGGCGGTCGGAGACCTTGCTCGTGGTGCACGTGAAGTTGGTCGGATTGGTGCTGGAGGACCAGTAGTTGACGTCGCTGGTGACCGACGGGACGTTCTGCACGTACATCACGTTGTTCTCCGGAACCGTGATGGTGGCGCCAGCCGAAGACTGCAGCGCGGAGATGGTCCCGCACTCGGCAGGCGACGTGCCCGTGGTGGAGTTCGCGTCCCCGATCCGGGTCTTCTTCGTGAATGGCGACTTGATGTTGACGGTGCCGTTCGCGTAGAAGGTGAACTGCGTCGGGCCTGTGTACAGGCACCCGGGCCGCGGGACCTCGGTAGCGACCAGGTCGGTGCGGGTCTCCTTCTTGAGTTCCGAGTTGGTGGCCGGCATGCCCACGACGCCGCCGCTGTAGCTGGGATAGCCGGCCAGCTCGAACGTCGGTTTGGTGCAGGTGTTGCCGCTGGAGTTCCTCGCCGAGTAGTAGGGCGAGCGGGAGTCGGCGGTGGTCACGGTGCCCTCGAACCTCGACCCGCAGGCTCGGATGGTGTCGTTGCTGTGTACCGGGCCCTGAAGGTCGTCGGCCGCGCCGAACG is a window encoding:
- a CDS encoding prepilin peptidase, whose translation is MSDLFPPVVGIPLAVVLGALIGSFLNVVIWRVPRGESIVSPGSACPGCGADIAWYDNVPILSWLVLRAHCRHCHEPISARYPAVEGCTAAAFGVVVWGAYAGSYPAALLPVLLYWTAVAIALALIDVDHHRLPDAIVLPSYAVTVALLILASVLTGDYARLVAALIGGIALGGFYLALALLRPGGMGLGDVKLAGALGMLVAWLGWAELLVGAFAAFLIGGLVGVALMAGSRATRKTALPFGPFMLLGAALGIWAGRPLADLYLTATGLA